The DNA sequence GAGAACAGCGGGATGGCGGCAACCAGGATGGCCGCCATCGCCGTGCCGATGCGCGGCGTGGCATAGGACAGGCCGATCAGCTGCGCCGCCACCGTCGTCGCGCCGACCATGGCGAAATGCCGCCAGCCGGCGCTGAAATCCAGCCGTCGCCGCGTCGCGGCGGCAAGCAGAAAGAGCGTGATGCCGGCGATCAGCGCGCGCAAGGTGACCGCGCCGACCCAGCCAAAGGCATGTACCACCTTGAGCAGCACCAGGAACGACAGTCCCCAGGTGACAGCCAGGAAGACGTAGGCGGCGATGTCTCTGGGTTTCATGGGGGAGTTGGCTGATGGTTTTCGGAGCGGAAGAGCAGAATTGAAAGGCCCGTATAGGTTCGTCCCACGACTGGCAAGGCGGCAAGAAAAGCTGATCTATATTGGAGGGACAGCGGGGGCGCGAAGAATTGCTACCGTCCGGGCCTGCCTGTCTTGCCCGGCCGGCGCTTTTCGCGGCGGGCGTCGCCTTGGTCCTTGTAGGAGCCGATGCCGGAGCGTTGACGGACGATAGGCTTGTCGGCATCGCCGCGATCCTTCGCGCCCCTCTCTGTCCTGCCGGACATCTCCTCCACGGGGGAGATTGGCTGTGGCTTCGCCGGCACTTTTCCTTCTACCGGTTTTTCGGTGCGGCGCACCGTCATCTCGTCGAGCGAGTTCTTCTTGAACAGCGGCTTGGTCGCATCGCCGGGGATGCCGAAGTCGGAGCCATGCGCTTCTTCCGCCGACTGCTTCTTGAACAGCGACCGCGACACCGCGCCTGACGGCGTCGGCATGTCGGTGCCAGGCCCCATGTCGTCCAGTGACGGCTTGGCGAACAGTGGCTTCTTCACCGGCACGGCGCCGTCGGCGCCCATCTCGTCGAGATCGGGCTTGCGGAAGAGGTTCGGCCTGGCGGCCTTGGCTGCCTCTTCGGCGGCGCGTGCCTGATCGAGCTTGCGGAACCGTTCCTGTTCCTCCAATGTCCGATGCTTGGCCACGCCCTTGTTGTGCTTGCCCTTTTCGCGGCCAGAGGCCGGACTTTGGCCTTCCACCTCGCGCGCCAGCGGATCGTCGGAGATCGACAATTCCATCTCGTGCAGCCGCTTGATCTCGTCGCGGATGCGGGCCGCCTTTTCGAAGTCGAGATTGGCGGCGGCGTCGCGCATCTGCTTGTCCAGCGCGTCGAGATGGGCCTTGAAATTGTTGCCCATCATGGCGCCGGCGCTGTCGGTGAACTGCGAGATGTCGGCGCGAACATGGTCCTTCTCGTAGACCGAGTCCAGAATATCGGAGATGCGCGACTTGACCGATTCCGGCGTGATGCCGTTGGCGGTGTTCCACTCCATCTGCTTCTCGCGGCGCCGGTTGGTCTCGGCCATCGCCCGCTCCATCGAACCGGTGACTTGGTCCGCGTAGAGGATGACCTTGCCGTCGACATTGCGGGCGGCACGGCCGATGGTCTGGATCAGCGAGGTTTCCGAACGCAGGAAACCTTCCTTGTCAGCGTCGAGAATGGCGACGAAGCCGCATTCGGGAATATCGAGGCCTTCGCGCAAAAGGTTGATGCCGACCAGCACGTCGAAGGCGCCGAGGCGCAGGTCGCGCAGGATCTCGATGCGCTCCAGCGTGTCGATGTCGGAGTGCATGTAACGCACGCGCACGCCCTGCTCGTGCAGGTATTCGGTCAGGTCCTCCGCCATGCGCTTAGTCAGCACGGTGACCAGCGTGCGGTAGCCGGCCTTGGTCGTCTCGCGGATCTCGCCGACGACGTCGTCGACCTGGGTCTTGGCCGGACGCACCTCGACCGGCGGATCGATGAGGCCGGTCGGTCGGATGACCTGCTCGGCGAACACGCCGCCGGACTGCTCCATCTCCCAGCCGCCGGGCGTTGCCGAGACAGCGACCGAAAGCGGGCGCATAGCGTCCCATTCCTCGAAGCGCAGCGGCCGGTTGTCCATGCAGGAAGGCAGGCGGAAGCCGTATTCGGCAAGCGTCGCCTTGCGCCTGAAGTCGCCGCGATACATGCCGCCGATCTGCGGCACGGTGACGTGGCTCTCGTCGATGAAGACCAGCGCATTGTCTGGAATGTACTCGAACAGCGTCGGCGGCGGATCGCCCGGCTGGCGGCCGGTGAGGTAGCGCGAATAGTTCTCGATGCCGGCGCAGGAGCCGGTGGCTTCCAGCATTTCGAGGTCGAAGCGGCAGCGCTGCTCCAGCCGCTGCGCCTCGAGCAGGCGGCCGGCGCGCTCGAGTTCCACCAGCCGGTGCTTGAGCTCTTCCTTGATCGACTTGATCGCCTGGTTGAGCGTCGGGCGCGGCGTCACGTAGTGCGAGTTGGCGTAGATCTTGACGCTCTTCAACTCGCCGGTCTTCTGGCCGGTCAGCGGGTCGAACTCGGTGATCGCCTCGATCTCGTCGCCGAACATCGAGATGCGCCAGGCGCGGTCCTCAAGGTGGGCCGGGAAGATCTCGATCGTGTCGCCGCGCACGCGGAACGAGCCGCGCACGAAATTGATGTCCTGGCGCTTGTACTGCTGGGCAACGAGGTCGGCGAGCAGAGCGCGCTGGTCGAGCCGGTCGCCGATCTGCATCTGGAAGGTCATCGCCGTGTAGGTCTCGACCGAACCGATACCGTAGATGCAGGATACGGAGGCGACGATGATGACGTCGTCGCGCTCGAGCAGCGAACGCGTCGCCGAATGGCGCATGCGGTCGATCTGCTCGTTGATCGAGGATTCCTTCTCGATGAAGGTGTCGGTGCGCGGAACATAGGCTTCCGGCTGGTAATAATCGTAATAGGAGACGAAATACTCCACCGCGTTGTCGGGGAAGAATTTCTTGAACTCGGAATAGAGCTGCGCGGCCAGCGTCTTGTTGGGCGCCAGGATCAGAGCGGGGCGCTGCGTCTCCTCGATCACCTTGGCCATGGTGAAGGTTTTTCCGGAGCCGGTGACGCCGAGCAGCACCTGGGTGCGGTCGTTGTTGTCGACGCCCTCGACCAGATCCTTGATGGCGGTCGGCTGGTCGCCGGCGGGCTCGAAATCCGACACCATCTTGATGGCGATGCCGCCTTCGGATTTTTCCGGCCGGGCAGGGCGGTGCGGCGTCCACAGCACGCCGTCCTTGTGCAGCGGATTGCCGGATTCGATTAGCGCCGAGAGCGCGGCCACCGTGGCGGTGACGCCACTGGACGACATCGTCTCGGCTTCTTCCAGCGAGATGTCGAGCCCGGCGACCGGATTGAGGCCGGCCGCCGTGCGTTCGCGGGCCGACGCGGCGCCGCCCATCGAGGTGCCGCGCGCGGTGCGGCCCGGCGCGGCGGAGCGCTCGGGTATTTTCTTCGGCGGCTTGGCGCCGCCGCCTTTGCCCGCGGCGCTTCCTTCCCGTTCAGCCTCCTGCTCGATCTGCTCGGCCCAATCGGCGATCGAGCCGGTCAGCGGCGTGCCCGACAATTCGGCCTGCGGCATCTCGGCGAAGCCGCCTTTGTGCAGCGGTTCCGAGGCGTCGAGGAAATCGGTCAGCGGGCTGCGCCGCTTCGGCGCGGCGCGGTCCTCATTCGCCGTCGGCGGCGTTCTTTTATCGGGGGATTTGGCCATGTCCCGAATATGGGATTTCTCGGCCAAAATGGAAAGAGCGCGATGAGGACGGGCCGGCGGTCGCGTCAGGCTCCTGACAGAAGGCTGTCAGGAGGTGGCGGACGGTTTCGCCTTATCTCAAGCGCCGCTTCCGTTCGACGCGACCCGGGTCGCCGATCCGTTCAGGCGATCCACCACGACGAGGCGGGTGACCTTGCCCTTCTT is a window from the Mesorhizobium australicum WSM2073 genome containing:
- the uvrB gene encoding excinuclease ABC subunit UvrB, translating into MAKSPDKRTPPTANEDRAAPKRRSPLTDFLDASEPLHKGGFAEMPQAELSGTPLTGSIADWAEQIEQEAEREGSAAGKGGGAKPPKKIPERSAAPGRTARGTSMGGAASARERTAAGLNPVAGLDISLEEAETMSSSGVTATVAALSALIESGNPLHKDGVLWTPHRPARPEKSEGGIAIKMVSDFEPAGDQPTAIKDLVEGVDNNDRTQVLLGVTGSGKTFTMAKVIEETQRPALILAPNKTLAAQLYSEFKKFFPDNAVEYFVSYYDYYQPEAYVPRTDTFIEKESSINEQIDRMRHSATRSLLERDDVIIVASVSCIYGIGSVETYTAMTFQMQIGDRLDQRALLADLVAQQYKRQDINFVRGSFRVRGDTIEIFPAHLEDRAWRISMFGDEIEAITEFDPLTGQKTGELKSVKIYANSHYVTPRPTLNQAIKSIKEELKHRLVELERAGRLLEAQRLEQRCRFDLEMLEATGSCAGIENYSRYLTGRQPGDPPPTLFEYIPDNALVFIDESHVTVPQIGGMYRGDFRRKATLAEYGFRLPSCMDNRPLRFEEWDAMRPLSVAVSATPGGWEMEQSGGVFAEQVIRPTGLIDPPVEVRPAKTQVDDVVGEIRETTKAGYRTLVTVLTKRMAEDLTEYLHEQGVRVRYMHSDIDTLERIEILRDLRLGAFDVLVGINLLREGLDIPECGFVAILDADKEGFLRSETSLIQTIGRAARNVDGKVILYADQVTGSMERAMAETNRRREKQMEWNTANGITPESVKSRISDILDSVYEKDHVRADISQFTDSAGAMMGNNFKAHLDALDKQMRDAAANLDFEKAARIRDEIKRLHEMELSISDDPLAREVEGQSPASGREKGKHNKGVAKHRTLEEQERFRKLDQARAAEEAAKAARPNLFRKPDLDEMGADGAVPVKKPLFAKPSLDDMGPGTDMPTPSGAVSRSLFKKQSAEEAHGSDFGIPGDATKPLFKKNSLDEMTVRRTEKPVEGKVPAKPQPISPVEEMSGRTERGAKDRGDADKPIVRQRSGIGSYKDQGDARREKRRPGKTGRPGR